The genomic DNA GGGCGCAGAGCACCGACGAGGTTCTGGAGTTTGTGCGGGTACTGGGCGGGGCAGTTACCCTTATCGAACACCCCTCCCTGCAGTGGCTGGCGCGGCGTACCCATCGCGAGGTACTGCAGGAGCTGGACAAGCGCACCTATTCGCAGCTCTGGGACATTACCGACGAAGCACACCACGAGCTGATGGAACAGACCAGACGCTACGTCCGCGAGCAGTTCGGCAGCGAGGACGAGGTGTATACCACTGAAGCGTTCGTGAAGTTGTACGCAGTGCGGTTTTGAGGTCACCTTGCGTGCATCATGAGCAACGGGATATACTAATGTTGGGATACTATCCCGAATCTCCACCGAAGAGGTAAAGGCAACGATGCCGCAGCGAAACTTCAGCCCGCCGGTTGAGACAACCGAAATACAGCACCCTGCGCCACGCCTGCACGTGGTACAGGAGCGTGAGCGCGCCTTTCTCATCTTTGTGAACCCCGATCCCGAGCTGGACAGTTACGTCGAGGAAGAGTTACGTGCCCTGTGTGATACAGCCGGTCTGGAGGTAGTGGGTGAGAGCCGCCAGCGACGCAACCGCCCCGACGCCGCTACCTTCATCGGCAGGGGAAAGGCGGAACTGCTCTTCCCGCAGGTGCGCGAGGTCAACGCCGACCTGGTCATCGTGGATGACGACCTGACGCCGTTACAGCAGCGCAATCTGGAAGACATCCTGCAGACTCGCGTGATAGACCGCACGGAGCTCATTTTGCGCATCTTCGCACAGCGCGCTCACACCAGAGAAGGGAAACTGCAGGTGGAACTGGCACAGCTGACCTACGAGCTGCCCCGACTGATGAGCGTGTACACCAAATTCGAACAGCAGGCGGGACATATCGGGGTGCGCGGTGGACCGGGCGAGACCAAACTGGAGCAGGATAGGCGCAAGGTGCGCGAGCGCATCGCGGACCTGCAGCGCGAGCTGGAGCAGGTCGCTCGCCAGCGCAGTCAGCAACGGCAGGGCAGGCGAAGGCTACCGTTTCCTTTTGGAGCGCTGGTCGGCTATACCAGTGCGGGCAAGTCCACCCTGCTGAACACCCTCTCGGGCGCACATATCTACACCGACGAACATCTCTTTGCCACGCTCGACCCCACCGTGCGCCGCATCGTGTTGCCTGATGGGTGGGGCGTGTTGCTGTCGGATACCGTCGGTTTCATCCGCAACCTGCCTCACTCGCTGGTCGCCGCTTTCCGCGCCACTCTGGAGGAAGTGACGGAGGCGGATTTTCTCATCCACGTGGTGGATGCCAGTCATCCCCAGCTGGAGCTGCAGAGACAGGCTGTGATGAACGTGCTGGCGGAGCTGGGCGCACACAACAAGCCCATCATCACCGCATACAATAAAGCGGACCTGGTGAAAGATACCTATCGCCTGCGCCAGCTGGTGGCGGAAACGCCGAACGCCGTTTACATCTCCGCGCTGAAGGCGGAAGGCATCCCCGAGCTGATGAACCATATCCTCGCCACGTTGCGGTCGTTGCTGCAGCCGGTGAAGGTGCGTTTGCCCTACACGCAGAGCAACCTGCTGGCTCAGTGTTACGAACTGGGGCGTGTGCATAGCGCGGAGTATACCGCCGATGGCATTCTCGTGGAGGCGGAGGTCACCCACGATTTGGCAGAGATGCTCAAGCCTTATCGCCTGGACGCCTGAATCCTGCCAGCCTGCGAGAACCGCTGTAACCAGTTTGCCTCCTGTGTCATCATAAAGAGTGGAATTCTATCTCAGGAGCACACCATGAAACGCTGGACACCCGGCTTTACGCTGGTGGAGCTGCTCGTCGTCATTGCCATCATCGCTTTGCTGGCGGCGGTATTGTTCCCAGTGTTTGCGCAGGTGCGGGCGAGCGCCCGCCGCGCTTCCTGCACAAGCCAGCTGCGCCAAATCGGCATGGCAGCGCGGATGTACCTGCAGGACTACGAGGCGCTACCGCCGCGATTGAGCGTGCTCTATCCAGCGTACCAGCCCTCCACACAGTTGTTCATCTGTCCATCCGACTCGCAACGAGGACAACATCCGGGTAACCCTCGTCTGGAAGGTAACCTGTATCTACCGACAGGCGTCAGCTACGACTACATCCCGAACTGGGGCATCGCGCATGAGCTGGGCTGGTGGCAGCCATTCCCTCACTATGGCGAAGGCAAATGGGGAGAGCAGACGCCACTGGCAGACTGCAACTGGCACTGGGCGACCTTTTTCAAGGTGGAAAACCGCCGTGACACGCCACCGCCGGGCGCAAGGGGATGGGTGCTGGTGCTACTGCAATCAGGCACGGTGAAAGCGGTGCCCCTGTCGGTGTATCCGGACAAGTTCAGCCCGGATGGAGGTAGCGGAATCTAGCCGTCGCGCCCGGTGCTGCCGAGCAGTGCTTCTTTTGCTCGCTCGGGCAGTTCAATCGGCACAAAGAAGGAAGCGGGATACAGGTACCCTTCTGGCTCAGAAGCGTCCTCATCCAGAATTCGGACGAGGTTCAGGGATTCTGCCTCTGCATCAGCCGACCGTCGGTAGACTTTACCTACAATCAGGCTGGCGTGATAGCCACCGTCGTTGATACACAGCACAAATTCGGTCATCCTACTTTATATCTTCTGTAGAAGGGTAAGGATGTCCTTGCTTATAGGCTACAAGGATTAATCACCTGCCTTGCCCTTCTCTGTCTACAGGACGCACTGACCCCGTCTGCGAATAGATAGACCGCTAACCATTCACGAGCAGGAGGTAATTGACCGTGAAACGGATACGTGTGGGGGCCATTGGCACGGGGGGCATCTTTCGCGGGGCGCATCTGCCCGCGTATCCCGACCTGCCCGCGTGCCAGCTCGTCGCGCTGTGCGATGTGTCGACGGAGAGTCTGGCAGCTGCCGAGGCGCGCATGAAAGAGGTGTATAAGCAGAAAGCGAAGCAGGCGGAAGAGCGGGGTGATATGGCAACTGCCGAACGTCTCAGGCAAGACCTCAAAGAGGTGAAGATGTACCAGGATGTGCAGACAATGCTCCGTGAGGCACAGCTGGACCTGGTAGACATCTGCACGCAGCCCAACCTGCACGCACCGATGGCGATTGCCGCGCTGGAGGCAGGCGTGCATGTGATGTGCGAGAAGCCGATGGCGCGCACCTGGCTGGAGTGTATACGTGTGGTGGAAACCGTACAGCGCACGGGCAAGCTGTACCAGCACAACGAGAACTGGCTGTGGGACCCCTTCTACTACACCGCCAAAAAGGTTATCGACGCCGGCTGGATTGGCGAGCCGGTCATGATGTTTCTGGCGACGGCGCATGGCGGGCCCGAGGGCAACCCCAACTTCTGGAACGCCGACACGGGCGGGGGCGGTTCCCTGCTGGATAACGGCATTCACGCTGTCGGCGCATCATGGTATCTGTCGGGGCTGGACAAACGCCCCACCACCGTTAAAGCTGCTGAACCGATTGGCATCACCATCCGCATGCCACAGCGTATCCTGTCGGGGCAGTTCCAGCCGGTGCGCGTGGAAGACGACGGGCACATCCTCATCCGCTTCGAACATCCCCAAACGGGGGCGTGGAGCACGGCGCACGTGGAAGGTTCGTGGAGCCACCGCGACTCGCCCGACACGGTGATTATCGGCACGATGGGCACCATCCGTTTTACCCACGAGGATGACAGGCGCATTGTGGTGGTGGAGGATGCTACCGGTGGATGCCGCCGTGTGGAGGCGACCGGTCCCACCTGGGAGTACTGGCCGTCCTCGTTCTACGGGGAGATACGCAACATGATCGAGTGTGTGCGCAAGGGCGAACGCTCCATCAGCGACGAAAACTTCGGGGCGGAGTGCTCTGCCATTGTGGGAGCGGCGTATCTCTCTCAGAAGCGGGGCAAGCGTGCGGTCACGCTGGCAGATTTCAAACGCTTCGCCAGCAGTATCGCCCGGCGGTATCCCGACTCGGCGGATGAGGAGCTCATCAGCCGTCTGTTGCCCTGAAAGATTTTTGCAAGAAACCTGTAAAAAGGAGCAAAAACGCCCGTTTTGGTACGAATCTTGCACTATATAGGGATGGAAGCACTGCTGGTTCACTGCTGACACGCCGCAGCTCATTGAGTATGGTGTTGATGTGAGAAGGTCCCAGGTGCTTGTCCCCCCGCAGACCTGGGACCGATTTTCATCTCTATCGCTTCGCCAGCACTTCGCGCTCGTAGCGACGCACCTCTTCCAGCCACGCCGCGCCGACGGGCACGCCCTGCGTCTCGCAGTAATAATCCCAGACTGCGCTGTAGGGCAGGGTCTTCAGCTCCTCCATCAGCGCGAGGCGGGCGGTGCGGTCGCCGGAGGCTTCCAGTTCCTTGAGGGTCTGCGAAGGCTCCAGCAGGGCAATCAGCAGAGCCTTCAGCATCGCCCGCGTACCAATCACCCATGCGGCAACCCGGTTGATGCTGGCGTCGAAGTAATCCAGCCCGATATGCACGCGGCTCAATGCCTCACCGCGCACTATCTCTTCGGCAATGGAGCGCGTCTCGTCGTTCAGAATCACCACGTGGTCGCTATCCCAGCGAATGCCGCGGCTGACATGCAGCAGAATCTCTGGCAGGAACAGCAGCACTGCCGAAATCTTGTCCGCAATCTGTTCGGTGGGGTGGAAGTGCCCTGTATCGATGCATATCAGCAGGTTGTGCTTGACCGCGTAGGGCAGGTAGAACTCCCAGGAGCCAGCAACATACGACTCCGAGCCGATGCCGAACAGTTTGGACTCCACAGCGTCTTTGACGTACTGCCTGTCCAGCGGTTCCCTGTAGATGACGTCCAGCGACTCTTTCAGCCTCTGGCGCGGCGCCCAGCGGTCGGCGGGCAGGTCCTTTTCACCATCGGGTATCCAGAGGTTATGGATGCAGGGACTGCCCTGCGCTTTGCCCATCGCCTCGGCGATTTTACGGCAGGCAATGGCGTGTTCCACCCAGAACTGTCGTACTCCGCTATCTGCGCTTGCCAGCGTCCAGCCATCGCTTGCCAGAGGGTGTGCAAAGAAGGTGCCGTTAAAGTCCAGAGGGATACCGTGCTGGGTAGACCAGTCTATCCAGCTCTGAAAATGTTTGGGTTGCAGCTGGTTGCGCTCCACCTTTTCGGGATAGTCCACGTAGAACGCATGAAGGTTCAGCCGATGCCTGCCGGGGATGAGACTGTACGCCTTTAGCAAGTCGGCGCGCAGTTCGTCGGGCGTGCGGGCTTTGCCGGGGTAGTTGCCGGTAACCGCCAGTCCACCGCCCAGCTCCCCTTCGGGGTTCTCGAAGCCGCCCACGTCATCCCCCTGCCAGCAGTGGAGGGAGATAGAGATGCCTTTCATCTGCTCCAGAACACGGTCGGTGTCGACTCCGTAAGCGGCGTACACCTCTTTCGCGTGCTGATAATGATGCTCAATGGCCTTGCTGTCCAGTTTGGGCATGGTCATCTTGCGTGCCTCCTTCATGGCTCAATTTACGAATGACGAACGGAACTTTATTCTGCGCCATGCGCACCAGTTCCTGAACCACTTCGACCTCCACTTGCATCTCGGCGGGCAGTTTCAGCGCAGCGTTACGCAGGATTTGCTGGCGGTCCTGCTCGTTGAACCCCTCGGCGGGCACGACGAGGATACGCACGCGATATAGCGATTCTTGAATCACTTGCATCCGCACCACATGCTCCACGTCGCGCGGGATGTGGTCGATGCCCATCAGGTGTGCCCCATCGGGTGACACGAGGTAATCCCCCTGTCTGCCGAGCACCCCGCCAAAAGGCTCCACCCCATAGCAAATCACTTCGAGCTGAGATGCGGAAAGCCCTTTCGGGAGGCGAATCAGGTCTCCCGTGCGATAGCGAATCAGCGGCATTTTCAGGTTCCACAGATTGGTGCCCACGATTTCGTAGAGCACTGCGTCTTCCTCTTCCCCCGAAGGCAGCAGCTCCACAAAGGCGTAGCCCGCCAGAAAGCGGTACTCTCCCTCCCGAAAACTATATGCGAACGCCACCCGCTCCGCCTGCCCATAATAGTCTACGAGCTCTGCTCCCAGCACCTCCTGCGCCAGCCGTCGGGTCTGGGGCGTGAGCGTTTCGGAAGATGTTACGACGAGGGGAATACGCAAGCATCTGCCGGACTCTTGCAGCAACCGGCACAGCGACTCCAGCGAGGTGGGATACGCCATCAAGCACTCCGGCGCGAACGCGCTCAACGCGCTGTGGTAAGCCTCTATCGTCTGAGGGCTCAGATGGTTCGAGGACATGACCATACGTTGCCCACCAGCCGCGAACTTCCAGAAAGGCGGCTGCCTGTCGGTGGGGTCTTTGATGTTGTCTCCTCGCAGCACAGCAGTACGGGCGGTACGCGGGTTAACACCTTTTGACAGCAACAGGCGGTCGATGCTTGCCTGTTCCACGCATACCGACTGAAACGAACGGTATAGCTTCAACGGCAGACCAGTCGTGCCGCTGGTGCTGGCGGGGCTGCTGAGCCATACCGGTGGTAGCACGAACGCCAGAGGGTCATCGCGCACGAGCGATTTCTCCAGAAGCGGCCATGCGGCGATGTCTTTTCCTGCGCCCATCTGTCTTCCGTAGGGTGTACGGGAAGCTGCTTGCAGTACCTTTTTCAGCCGCATTTCGGTGAATCGCCGTCTCTCTTCCAGCGTGGCGCCGTCGAGATGATTCAGCACGCGCAGTGCGGCGGGATAAAACAGGGGATTGCGCCGCAGCAGCATGTCGCCGAGGGACATGCCTTTCAACTTTGCTGCGAGGCTCTTGACCACACTCATGGCCTGCACTCCGACAGGACAGCGCGATAGATGCCCTCGAGCTTCTCCCAGTAGCGGCGAATGTCCAGATGCTCGACGCTGGCTCGCGCGTTGGCTCCCATCTGCAGGCGCAGCGATTCATCCTCAATCAGCCTCTGCAAGGCGTTTGCCAGCGCGGGAATATCCTCTGGTGGAACCAGAAAACCGTTGAAGCCGTCCTGCACCACCTCGGGTATGCCTCCCACCGGCGAGGTCACCACCGGAATGCCCCAGCTCATCGCCTCCAGAACGCTCATCGGTAAACCCTCGTTCAGGGAGGGTAGTACAAACACGTCCGCGGCGGCGAGGAGGGCATTGCGCTGTTCCGCGTTCACCCAGTCCAGTACGGTCACCTGCTGTTCCAGCCCGAGGGCACTGACTTCTCGCCTTACGCCTTCCACATCGCCGTCCCCTGCCAGAACGAGATAAGCACGCCGTCGCAGCTCGTCCGGCAATGCATGGAACGCCCGCACCACGCGAATCGGTCCCTTTCTATTCTCCATCCTGCCCAGGAAGAGCAAAGTCACCGTGCTCCTGTCGCGCCGGCTTGGGCACCCCTCGGGCACGCTGATGGGGTTTGGCAGTACAACGACATGCTCAGAGGGCAGCCCTGAGATATTGAGGTAAAACTGCTTCCATCTTTCGGACACTGTAATCAGGGCGCGGCTCTTTCGGAGCATCGAGATAATCCAGCGCTGTAGCAAGCGTGGCTGTTTAGGGAAGAACTCGTGAAACTCCGCACCGTGTGCATGCAGGATGTAGGGTTTGCTAAACCAGCGAGCCACGAGCGCCAGCAGTGACTTGCGCCAGGTACTGGCACGACTGGCAAAGTGGATGTGTATCAGGTCTGCGCGTCGCATGAGCAGAACCTTGAGAAACCGCGTCAGCGCGAGGAGAAACACTGCTAGCTTGACCCACACCCTGCCGTCGCGCATGGTGGCAATGTGCCGGATGCGCACATGGTCGGGAGCGTGCGCGAGAATCAAACGCTCTACGGAAGAGACCCCTCCCTTGACATCCAGCGCTGGTCCCAGCATCACTACACGGATGACTCGCTTCTCAGGAGCGCTCATGCTTTTATTGTGCCACATTCCTTAGCGTGTCGCAAGCAGGCTGGTGCAATGACGCCTTACGAAGCCTGATGCATCCATCCTTGCAGCACCTGACGTGCCCGCTGCACCAGTTGGGGCAGTGCCTCCTGCACCGGCTCCGAGAAGCCGATGCGGAACTCGTAGGGGTTCAGCACTTCCATCGCTAAGATGCGGATGTGCTGGGGGAAAGGAATCTGCAGGCGGTGTGCCATCTCCATGACTTCCGGCAAGCCGGCGTAATGCGGCGAGGGCGCCACCACCTTGCGGAAGTCCTCCGGCGAGAACTCTATCACCGTGCCGGGTGGATGGCGCCCTGTCACCACCGAGTCGATGAGCAGCGCACGCTCGTAGCCCTCCATTAGCTCCAGCAGCGCCAGCCCGGCTTCACCCGTCTCTACTACATCGACCGAGCCGTCGACCTGCCCGGCAATCTGGCGCGCCGCTTCCAACCCAACGCCGTCATCGCCGAGCAGGTCGTTGCCTAAAGCCAGCACCAGAATGCGTGCGCTGCGCTCGTTCATCGCTTCTGCTGATGCACCACTTCACCGTGCGCGTTGTAGACGGTCAGTATCAGCGGCATCTGTCCGGGCAGGGAGTGCGTCGCGCAAGCATGACACGGGTCATACGCGCGGAACGCCATCTCCACCTTGTTCAGCAGTCCTTCAGACACTTCGCCGCCGTGAATCAACCCCTTTGCCGCCTTCTCCACGCTCATCGCCATCCGGGCAGAGTTGTTCTGCGTGGCGACGATGAGGTTCACCTTGCGCAGGATACCGTCCTCATTGGTCTCGTAGTGGTGGAACAGCGTGCCCCGTGGGGCTTCCACCACCCCCACACCTACCGTCGGGCTGGTGGTGGGGATGACGCGCAGGTTCTGGCTGGTGATTTCAGGGTCGTGGATGAGCTCCACGATACGCTCGGCGGCGTATACCATTTCGATCACGCGCGCCCAGTGATTTGCCAGCGTGTGGTGCACCGGCTTCTGCCCAAAGGTATTGAAGAACTGTTCGTACGCTTTCTGCGCTTCGGGTGTCGCCATGCCGTCGGATGCGTTCAACCGCGCCAGCGGCGCCACCGAGTAGATGCCGCTCTCTGCGCCATCGGTGAAGCCCTTCCAGCCGATGCCCTTTAGATAACAGAACTTGACGTAGCTCCAGGACTCCACGTGCTCGGCGATATAGTCCAGATACGCCTGCGCGGCGAACTTGGCGTACTCTTTCCCATCCGGTGAAACCACCCGCACCTTGCCGTCGTAGAAGTTCAGGCGGTTTTTCTCATCCACCAGCCCCATGTAGTAGGTGCGGTGGGTATAGGTATCTGAGGTGATGAGGTCTACGTACGCCTGGTTCTTCAGCACCACGTCCTGGAACACCTGCAGGGTGAACAGGGCGAAATCCAGGGCGTCCTTCGCCAGTTCCTGGAAGCGTGGCAGGTCTTCGGGTGCAATGCCCTTCGCGACGCCTCCGGGCAACCCCAGTACCGGATGCACGACCTTGCCGCCCAGGTAGGCGATAAACTCGCGCAGTCGACGGCGCGTGGCAATCACACGCTTGCCGATGTCTACCCCTACCGTTTGAATAACGCCCAGTACGTTGCGCATTTCCGGCGGCGCATCGGGTCCTACGATGAAGTCGGGACCGCCCAGCACGTACACGTGCAGTGCGTGGTCTTCCAGCATGAAGGTATTGTACACCAGCTCGCGGATTTTGCGGGCGGGTGAAGGCGGCTCTACCCGGTACAGGTCGTCTAGTGCTTTGGTTGCCGCCATGTGGTGCGCGGTTGGGCACACCCCGCAGATACGGCTGGTAATCTGGGGCATGTCTTCCGCCGGTCGTCCCAGGGAGAACACCTCGAAGCCGCGCAGTTCAGGCACCTGGAAGTAGGCTCTTTCCACTTCTCCCTGCTCGTTGAGGAAGATATCGATCTTACCGTGACCCTCCAGGCGGGTGATGGGGTCTACGGTGATACGTCGCCTCTGGACGTAATAGGCTTCATTCGCGCGGGTTTGCGCTTCGTTCCATACGGTCTGAATGCTCTCGTCCATTCTTCATCCCTCCTCAACGAGTCACTTTCGCGCGCAGTAAGGATTTCGCCAGTGAGTAGCGATAGAAGGTTCCCACCGGGTCCGCAATGCCGTCCAGTATCTTCTCGATATCCTCCGGCTCGCGGGCATTGACGGAGGATGCCAGTGAGGAGAGTATCTTCGCTCCCTGGTCCCGCACACGCGAGGTCGGCCCGAAACATCCCGTGCAGGGCATATTGCCGGAGATACACTGCGCTTCACAACCCGAACGGGTGGCAGGTCCCATGCAGATAATGCCCTGTGCCAGGAAGCAGGTATTGGGGTCTATCTGCGTCCAGTGCGGGCGTTTGAACTCGTTGATCTTCAGGTCGGTGGGTTTGGTCTCCTTACGCGGGCACTGGTCGCACAGCGCGGTATCGGGCGCCAGCACCGTACCTTTCGGCGGCAAGTTCCCCGAGAGCAGGGTCAACACCGCTTGCTTCAGCAGCTTGGGGGTGGGGGGACAACCGGGCAGGTAGTAGTCTACCTCTACCACCTGGTCCAGGCTCCGCACCAGTCCCCGAAACTCCGGCAGGGTAACCGCCGTGCCGTTGTGCTGATGACGGGGCTGTGGGCGTACCCTTTGCTCATTGACCACCGTCGGCGCTTCTTCGTAGACGTAGCGCAGGATTTGCTCTTTGCTGAACTGGTTGGCGAGGCTCGGAACGCCTCCCGTGTGGGCGCACGAGCCGTAAGCAATCAGGATCTGGCTCTTGCGGCGCAGCAGGTATGCCATTTCCTCCTGCTCGGAGGTGCGGATGGAGCCGTTGACCATCGTGGCGAGGATGGAGCCATCGGGCATCGCCTCGACGTCTTTGCGCTTGAAATCCATCGCCACGGGCCAGAAGACGATATCCACTGCCTGCGCGACCTCGAGGATGTCTTCGGCGAGGTCGACGATGGACTCCTCACACCCTCCACACGAGGCGCACCAGTAGAACGCGATTTTGGGTTTGTCAGGCATGGACTGCCACCTCCTCACTTTGCGCTTCCGCCTCCAAGGCTGCCAGTTCGGCATCCCACTCTTTGAACTTGCGGGTCAGCCGCAACGGTCCCAGCGCGCGTACCTGGTCCACCATCTCGTTGATGGTCTTGCTCACCTTCTCGCCTTCGGAAGCGGCAATCCACTCCAGCCGCAGGCGACCCTCTTCGATGCCCAGCTCTCGCAAAAGGCGTTTGAGCAAGAGGTAGCGGCGCAGGGTTTTATAGTTGCCTTCCACGTAGTGGCAGTCTCCCGGGTGGCATCCGCCGATCAGCACGCCATCTGCACCGTGCGCGAAAGCATCCAGAACGAACTGCGGGTCTACTCGACCGGAACACATCACGCGGATGACGCGCACGTTCGGGTCGTAGCCCATCCGGGAGACGCCTGCCAGGTCTGCCGCAGTATAGGTACACCAGTTACAGAAGAAAGCCACAATCAAGGGCTCCCAATCTTTACTGGTGGAGAGCTTGTCGGCTGTTACCGGTTTGTCTTCCATGCTCATCCCTCCGTTTACTGGGCGTATGCCAGCACGCCCTCGATCTCGCTGAATATCTCTTCATCCTCGAACAGGTTCTGCTTGATGGAACCCGACGGACAGGCGGCGACGCAGGTGCCGCATCCCTTGCACAACACCTCGTTGATGTACGCTTTCTGCTTCCCTTCGTTGAAGGTGATTGCCTGATACGGGCACAGCGGGATGCAGCTCTTGCAGCCGGAGCACTCCTCTTCCACGATGTAGGCAGTGTTGGGCTCCAGTTCAAAGTAGCCTGTGTCTGCCAGTGCAATCGCTTCAGCGGCAGCGTAGCCTGCCTGCATCACGGTGTCGGGAATGTCTTTCGGACCGTGGCAGACTCCCGCGATGAAGATACCATCGGTATAGGTGGGCGCGGGAGCCAGCTTGGGGTGCTTCTCCAGGAAGAACCCGTCGAGCGAGCAGCCGATGCCGAACAGTCTCTGCACGTTCAGGGCATCCGGCTGCGGTTCCAGCCCGACCGCAAGCACCACCATGTCCAGCGGGATACGCCGCACGAAGCCGGTGTTGGTGTCTTCTACCCTTGCTACCAGCTTGCCTTCTTCGGAGGGGTCGAGTGCCCAGTCGGTGATTTCCGCCACGCGTCCGCGCACAAAGTGCACGCCCTCGTTGAGCACGCGCTGGTAAAACTCCTCGTAGCCTTTGCCCGCGGCGCGCATGTCGATGTAGAAGATGAACACCTCCGCACCCGTGTGCTCTTTGATGAGGTGTGCCAGCTTCAAGGAGGTCATGCAACACACGCGCGAGCACCAGCGGTTGGTGTTCTCATCACGCGAGCCCACACACAGGATAATCCCCACGCTCTTGGGCACGCGCCCGTCGCGAGTGACTACCTGCCCACCTG from Bacillota bacterium includes the following:
- the hflX gene encoding GTPase HflX, which gives rise to MPQRNFSPPVETTEIQHPAPRLHVVQERERAFLIFVNPDPELDSYVEEELRALCDTAGLEVVGESRQRRNRPDAATFIGRGKAELLFPQVREVNADLVIVDDDLTPLQQRNLEDILQTRVIDRTELILRIFAQRAHTREGKLQVELAQLTYELPRLMSVYTKFEQQAGHIGVRGGPGETKLEQDRRKVRERIADLQRELEQVARQRSQQRQGRRRLPFPFGALVGYTSAGKSTLLNTLSGAHIYTDEHLFATLDPTVRRIVLPDGWGVLLSDTVGFIRNLPHSLVAAFRATLEEVTEADFLIHVVDASHPQLELQRQAVMNVLAELGAHNKPIITAYNKADLVKDTYRLRQLVAETPNAVYISALKAEGIPELMNHILATLRSLLQPVKVRLPYTQSNLLAQCYELGRVHSAEYTADGILVEAEVTHDLAEMLKPYRLDA
- a CDS encoding type II secretion system GspH family protein is translated as MKRWTPGFTLVELLVVIAIIALLAAVLFPVFAQVRASARRASCTSQLRQIGMAARMYLQDYEALPPRLSVLYPAYQPSTQLFICPSDSQRGQHPGNPRLEGNLYLPTGVSYDYIPNWGIAHELGWWQPFPHYGEGKWGEQTPLADCNWHWATFFKVENRRDTPPPGARGWVLVLLQSGTVKAVPLSVYPDKFSPDGGSGI
- a CDS encoding Gfo/Idh/MocA family oxidoreductase, encoding MKRIRVGAIGTGGIFRGAHLPAYPDLPACQLVALCDVSTESLAAAEARMKEVYKQKAKQAEERGDMATAERLRQDLKEVKMYQDVQTMLREAQLDLVDICTQPNLHAPMAIAALEAGVHVMCEKPMARTWLECIRVVETVQRTGKLYQHNENWLWDPFYYTAKKVIDAGWIGEPVMMFLATAHGGPEGNPNFWNADTGGGGSLLDNGIHAVGASWYLSGLDKRPTTVKAAEPIGITIRMPQRILSGQFQPVRVEDDGHILIRFEHPQTGAWSTAHVEGSWSHRDSPDTVIIGTMGTIRFTHEDDRRIVVVEDATGGCRRVEATGPTWEYWPSSFYGEIRNMIECVRKGERSISDENFGAECSAIVGAAYLSQKRGKRAVTLADFKRFASSIARRYPDSADEELISRLLP
- a CDS encoding L-rhamnose isomerase, whose amino-acid sequence is MKEARKMTMPKLDSKAIEHHYQHAKEVYAAYGVDTDRVLEQMKGISISLHCWQGDDVGGFENPEGELGGGLAVTGNYPGKARTPDELRADLLKAYSLIPGRHRLNLHAFYVDYPEKVERNQLQPKHFQSWIDWSTQHGIPLDFNGTFFAHPLASDGWTLASADSGVRQFWVEHAIACRKIAEAMGKAQGSPCIHNLWIPDGEKDLPADRWAPRQRLKESLDVIYREPLDRQYVKDAVESKLFGIGSESYVAGSWEFYLPYAVKHNLLICIDTGHFHPTEQIADKISAVLLFLPEILLHVSRGIRWDSDHVVILNDETRSIAEEIVRGEALSRVHIGLDYFDASINRVAAWVIGTRAMLKALLIALLEPSQTLKELEASGDRTARLALMEELKTLPYSAVWDYYCETQGVPVGAAWLEEVRRYEREVLAKR
- a CDS encoding glycosyltransferase family 4 protein, giving the protein MSAPEKRVIRVVMLGPALDVKGGVSSVERLILAHAPDHVRIRHIATMRDGRVWVKLAVFLLALTRFLKVLLMRRADLIHIHFASRASTWRKSLLALVARWFSKPYILHAHGAEFHEFFPKQPRLLQRWIISMLRKSRALITVSERWKQFYLNISGLPSEHVVVLPNPISVPEGCPSRRDRSTVTLLFLGRMENRKGPIRVVRAFHALPDELRRRAYLVLAGDGDVEGVRREVSALGLEQQVTVLDWVNAEQRNALLAAADVFVLPSLNEGLPMSVLEAMSWGIPVVTSPVGGIPEVVQDGFNGFLVPPEDIPALANALQRLIEDESLRLQMGANARASVEHLDIRRYWEKLEGIYRAVLSECRP
- a CDS encoding hydrogenase maturation protease, with translation MNERSARILVLALGNDLLGDDGVGLEAARQIAGQVDGSVDVVETGEAGLALLELMEGYERALLIDSVVTGRHPPGTVIEFSPEDFRKVVAPSPHYAGLPEVMEMAHRLQIPFPQHIRILAMEVLNPYEFRIGFSEPVQEALPQLVQRARQVLQGWMHQAS
- a CDS encoding Ni/Fe hydrogenase subunit alpha: MDESIQTVWNEAQTRANEAYYVQRRRITVDPITRLEGHGKIDIFLNEQGEVERAYFQVPELRGFEVFSLGRPAEDMPQITSRICGVCPTAHHMAATKALDDLYRVEPPSPARKIRELVYNTFMLEDHALHVYVLGGPDFIVGPDAPPEMRNVLGVIQTVGVDIGKRVIATRRRLREFIAYLGGKVVHPVLGLPGGVAKGIAPEDLPRFQELAKDALDFALFTLQVFQDVVLKNQAYVDLITSDTYTHRTYYMGLVDEKNRLNFYDGKVRVVSPDGKEYAKFAAQAYLDYIAEHVESWSYVKFCYLKGIGWKGFTDGAESGIYSVAPLARLNASDGMATPEAQKAYEQFFNTFGQKPVHHTLANHWARVIEMVYAAERIVELIHDPEITSQNLRVIPTTSPTVGVGVVEAPRGTLFHHYETNEDGILRKVNLIVATQNNSARMAMSVEKAAKGLIHGGEVSEGLLNKVEMAFRAYDPCHACATHSLPGQMPLILTVYNAHGEVVHQQKR
- a CDS encoding oxidoreductase, translating into MPDKPKIAFYWCASCGGCEESIVDLAEDILEVAQAVDIVFWPVAMDFKRKDVEAMPDGSILATMVNGSIRTSEQEEMAYLLRRKSQILIAYGSCAHTGGVPSLANQFSKEQILRYVYEEAPTVVNEQRVRPQPRHQHNGTAVTLPEFRGLVRSLDQVVEVDYYLPGCPPTPKLLKQAVLTLLSGNLPPKGTVLAPDTALCDQCPRKETKPTDLKINEFKRPHWTQIDPNTCFLAQGIICMGPATRSGCEAQCISGNMPCTGCFGPTSRVRDQGAKILSSLASSVNAREPEDIEKILDGIADPVGTFYRYSLAKSLLRAKVTR
- a CDS encoding hydrogenase iron-sulfur subunit codes for the protein MEDKPVTADKLSTSKDWEPLIVAFFCNWCTYTAADLAGVSRMGYDPNVRVIRVMCSGRVDPQFVLDAFAHGADGVLIGGCHPGDCHYVEGNYKTLRRYLLLKRLLRELGIEEGRLRLEWIAASEGEKVSKTINEMVDQVRALGPLRLTRKFKEWDAELAALEAEAQSEEVAVHA